Proteins encoded within one genomic window of Natator depressus isolate rNatDep1 chromosome 1, rNatDep2.hap1, whole genome shotgun sequence:
- the IL2RB gene encoding interleukin-2 receptor subunit beta, whose product MKPSPPLLLCLWLSILLDVSLASKITQAPSNLTCFYDSRATLFCTWAPDRNDTEARCQLDALFHTEKRDLMSCEFPSMAPRRCELAFSGDIVEQVFTIVDSLNLTVSCQAGENWTTVMQQQEFKPWDNIQLRPPDNLQVVNTSDSSYNLTWRIPISSHYLKKKREFEVLCRDRTKPWETATLLSIKQDQEWVRLENLSPDSEYEAAVRVKPNTHGVWSNWSKTLAWRTNHSGYSELPPGDLQLTMPALVGTICTIFVVVIIVLIITSQPLKRLKKVLKIYIPDPDKFFPPLSTVHRGDVQKWLSSPFSTSLFSMSSISPEISKLEIIQKEKQESQLLLPKAFLTSGAPPETSGHSLTSCFTNQGYFFFHLPDSYEIEPCQVYFTYEPFARKSSGSEDGDSYGALPSPDLCMLENDLPLFSSGFLHCIEANQGFQNSSFVGEIQNTTNGLGALPEALLSPESSSPALVLEQDEKVNGNVTVLQLSESQQKPGMVFSGIPGLHDNDAIQTTEEAGDAGPEISSTTTMADASSLFSQPMPLRQSQTDDLHRTASSSQVPNTGAYLSLSELQSQYNHHSV is encoded by the exons ATGAAGCCTTCTCCTCCCCTTCTGCTTTGCCTCTGGCTGTCCATCCTTCTAGACGTTTCACTGGCATCAAAAATCACTCAGG CACCCTCAAATCTAACTTGTTTTTATGACTCGCGGGCGACTCTCTTTTGCACCTGGGCTCCAGACAGGAACGACACAGAAGCACGGTGCCAACTTGACGCTTTGTTTCACACTGAGAAGAG GGATCTAATGAGTTGTGAATTTCCTAGCATGGCACCCAGGAGATGTGAACTAGCCTTCAGTGGAGACATTGTTGAG caggtctTCACCATTGTAGACTCACTTAACCTGACTGTGTCCTGCCAAGCTGGGGAAAACTGGACAACTGTGATGCAACAGCAGGAATTCAAACCATGGGACAACA TACAGCTGAGGCCACCTGACAACCTCCAAGTGGTAAACACCAGTGACTCCAGCTACAATTTAACTTGGAGAATTCCTATTTCCTCTCACTACTTAAAAAAGAAACGGGAATTTGAAGTGTTGTGCAGAGATCGCACAAAGCCCTGGGAG ACTGCCACGCTCCTCTCTATCAAGCAGGACCAGGAATGGGTGAGGCTTGAGAACCTTTCGCCAGACTCAGAGTATGAGGCTGCAGTTCGCGTGAAGCCAAACACACATGGCGTGTGGAGCAATTGGAGCAAGACGCTTGCATGGAGGACTAATCATAGTGGATATTCAG AACTACCCCCGGGGGACCTCCAGCTTACGATGCCAGCCCTTGTGGGGACCATCTGCACCATCTTCGTTGTTGTCATCATTGTCTTGATCATCACCTCACAGCCATTGAAAAG GCTTAAGAAGGTGCTGAAGATTTACATTCCAGACCCAGACAAGTTCTTTCCCCCGCTGAGCACTGTGCACAGAGGCGACGTTCAG AAATGGCTCTCCTCTCCATTTTCCACGTCTCTTTTCAGCATGAGCAGTATCTCCCCAGAGATCTCAAAGCTAGAGATAATTCAGAAGGAGAAACAGGAGTCCCAGCTTCTCCTTCCCAAGGCTTTTCTCACCTCTGGTGCCCCCCCAGAAACCAGCGGGCACTCACTGACTAGCTGCTTCACCAACCAAGGCTACTTCTTTTTCCACCTCCCTGACTCCTATGAGATTGAGCCCTGCCAGGTGTATTTTACCTACGAGCCTTTCGCCCGGAAGAGCAGTGGCAGTGAAGATGGTGATTCCTACGGAGCACTCCCTTCCCCAGATCTCTGCATGCTGGAGAATGACCTGCCACTGTTCTCCTCCGGATTTCTTCATTGCATCGAAGCAAACCAAGGTTTCCAGAACAGTTCCTTTGTGGGAGAGATACAGAACACAACCAATGGGCTTGGGGCACTTCCTGAGGCTCTTCTGTCACCCGAGAGCTCATCCCCAGCATTGGTATTGGAGCAGGATGAGAAGGTGAATGGAAATGTCACAGTTTTACAGCTCTCTGAATCCCAACAGAAGCCTGGCATGGTCTTCTCAGGTATCCCAGGGCTGCATGACAACGATGCCATTCAAACCACAGAAGAGGCTGGGGACGCAGGCCCTGAAATCAGTTCCACTACTACTATGGCAGATGCTAGCTCTTTGTTTTCCCAGCCCATGCCTCTGAGGCAAAGTCAAACTGATGATCTCCACAGGACAGCTTCCTCCAGCCAGGTCCCAAACACTGGGGCCTACCTATCTTTGAGTGAGCTCCAAAGCCAATACAACCATCATTCGGTCTAA